In Pseudomonas sp. Leaf58, one DNA window encodes the following:
- the trmJ gene encoding tRNA (cytosine(32)/uridine(32)-2'-O)-methyltransferase TrmJ, with translation MLQNIRVVLVNTSHPGNIGGAARAMKNMGLSRLVLVQPKEFPAADASARASGADDVLDSAQVVDSLEQALVGCNLVMGTSARERSIPWPLIGPRECGAKAVEHANDGEEIALVFGREHAGLTNEELQRCHFHVHIPSNPDFSSLNLAAAVQVLSYEVRMASLAAGEAPDKVEKVDASELATMDEMELFYDHLEKTLVGIGFLDPDKPKHLMPRLRRLYGRVAVERTEMSILRGILTETQKVVRGEPHKRKD, from the coding sequence TTGCTGCAAAATATTCGTGTTGTTCTAGTCAATACCAGCCACCCCGGCAACATCGGCGGCGCTGCGCGTGCCATGAAAAACATGGGCTTGTCGCGTTTGGTGCTGGTGCAGCCGAAAGAGTTCCCCGCGGCGGATGCCAGTGCCCGTGCCTCGGGCGCCGACGATGTGCTGGACAGCGCCCAGGTGGTCGACAGCCTCGAGCAGGCGCTGGTCGGCTGTAATCTGGTGATGGGCACCAGCGCCCGCGAGCGCAGCATCCCCTGGCCGTTGATCGGCCCCCGCGAGTGCGGTGCCAAGGCGGTGGAGCATGCCAACGATGGCGAGGAGATCGCCCTGGTGTTCGGGCGCGAACACGCCGGCCTGACCAACGAAGAACTGCAGCGATGTCACTTCCACGTGCACATTCCCTCCAACCCCGATTTCAGCTCGCTGAACCTGGCTGCCGCCGTGCAGGTGCTCTCGTACGAGGTGCGCATGGCTTCGCTGGCTGCTGGTGAGGCGCCGGACAAAGTCGAGAAGGTTGACGCCAGTGAGCTGGCGACGATGGACGAAATGGAGCTGTTCTACGACCACCTGGAAAAAACCCTGGTGGGCATCGGCTTCCTCGACCCCGACAAGCCCAAGCACCTGATGCCGCGCCTGCGCCGGCTATATGGGCGGGTGGCGGTCGAGCGTACGGAAATGAGCATTTTGCGCGGCATCCTCACCGAGACCCAGAAAGTGGTCCGGGGCGAGCCGCATAAACGGAAGGACTGA
- the hscB gene encoding co-chaperone HscB, translating to MGTLCHYALFDLQPSFRLDLDKLATRYRELAREVHPDRFADASEREQRVALEKSAALNDAYQTLRSAPRRARYLLAIGGHEVPQEVTVRDPDFLMQQMQWREELEELQDEADLDGVGVFKKRLKAAQDTLNEDFAACWDAPGEREKAERLMRRMQFLDKLAQEVRQLEERLDD from the coding sequence GTGGGTACTCTTTGTCACTACGCATTGTTTGACCTCCAGCCTAGCTTCCGCCTGGATCTAGACAAGCTGGCCACTCGCTATCGCGAGTTGGCCCGCGAAGTCCATCCCGATCGTTTTGCCGACGCCTCCGAGCGTGAGCAGCGCGTGGCACTGGAAAAGTCCGCAGCCCTCAACGACGCCTACCAGACCTTGCGCAGCGCGCCGCGTCGTGCCCGCTATTTGCTGGCCATTGGCGGCCACGAAGTGCCTCAGGAAGTCACCGTCCGCGACCCGGACTTTTTGATGCAGCAAATGCAGTGGCGTGAAGAACTGGAAGAGTTGCAGGACGAAGCCGACCTTGACGGTGTTGGTGTGTTCAAGAAGCGCCTGAAGGCTGCCCAAGACACGCTGAACGAGGACTTTGCCGCTTGCTGGGATGCCCCGGGTGAGCGGGAAAAGGCCGAACGCCTGATGCGCCGCATGCAGTTCCTCGACAAGCTCGCCCAAGAAGTGCGCCAACTGGAAGAGCGCCTCGACGATTAA
- the iscR gene encoding Fe-S cluster assembly transcriptional regulator IscR has translation MRLTTKGRYAVTAMLDLALHAQHGPVSLADISERQGISLSYLEQLFAKLRRSSLVSSVRGPGGGYQLSRGMETIQVAQVIDAVNESVDATRCQGLGDCHAGDTCLTHHLWCDLSQQIHEFLSGISLADLVMRREVQEVAQRQDLRRVAGRSAQLDKIETSAVD, from the coding sequence ATGCGACTGACTACCAAAGGCCGATACGCCGTGACCGCCATGCTCGACCTGGCGTTGCACGCGCAGCATGGGCCGGTGTCTTTGGCCGACATTTCCGAGCGCCAGGGCATATCCCTCTCTTATTTGGAACAGCTGTTCGCCAAGCTGCGCCGTAGCAGCCTGGTTTCCAGTGTGCGCGGTCCAGGCGGTGGTTATCAGCTGTCGCGGGGCATGGAAACCATCCAGGTGGCCCAGGTTATCGATGCGGTCAACGAATCGGTCGATGCCACCCGCTGCCAGGGCCTCGGGGACTGCCATGCCGGTGATACCTGCCTGACCCACCACCTGTGGTGCGACCTCAGCCAGCAGATCCATGAATTCCTCAGCGGCATCAGCCTGGCCGACCTCGTCATGCGCCGTGAGGTGCAGGAAGTCGCTCAGCGCCAGGACCTGCGTCGTGTCGCAGGCCGATCCGCCCAGCTGGACAAGATTGAGACGTCCGCCGTCGATTGA
- a CDS encoding IscS subfamily cysteine desulfurase: MKLPIYLDYSATTPVDPRVAQKMADCLLVDGNFGNPASRSHVFGWKAEEAVENGRRQVAELINADPREIVWTSGATESDNLALKGVAHFYQTKGKHIITSKIEHKAVLDTARQLEREGFEVTYLEPGEDGIVTPAMVEAVLRDDTILVSLMHVNNEVGSINDIAAIGELTRARGVLFHVDAAQSAGKVEIDLQKLKVDLMSFSAHKVYGPKGIGALYVSRKPRVRLEAIIHGGGHERGMRSGTLPTHQIVGMGEAFAIAKQEMAAENARIKALSDRFFKQVSNLEELYVNGSQTARVPHNLNLSFNYVEGESLLMSLKDIAVSSGSACTSASLEPSYVLRALGRNDELAHSSIRFSFGRFTTEEEVDYAAQKVCEAVNKLRELSPLWDMYKDGVDISKIEWAAH; the protein is encoded by the coding sequence ATGAAGTTGCCGATCTACCTCGATTACTCCGCGACCACCCCGGTCGACCCGCGCGTGGCCCAGAAGATGGCCGACTGCCTGCTGGTTGACGGGAACTTCGGTAACCCGGCTTCGCGCTCCCACGTCTTTGGCTGGAAAGCCGAAGAAGCGGTTGAGAACGGTCGCCGTCAGGTTGCCGAACTGATCAACGCCGATCCGCGCGAAATCGTCTGGACCAGCGGTGCCACCGAGTCCGACAACCTCGCACTGAAAGGCGTCGCGCACTTCTATCAGACCAAGGGCAAGCACATCATCACCTCCAAGATCGAGCACAAGGCAGTGCTGGACACTGCTCGCCAGCTGGAGCGTGAAGGTTTCGAAGTCACCTACCTGGAACCGGGCGAAGACGGCATCGTTACCCCGGCCATGGTCGAGGCAGTGCTGCGCGACGACACCATCCTGGTCTCGCTGATGCACGTGAACAACGAAGTCGGCTCGATCAACGACATCGCCGCCATCGGTGAACTGACCCGTGCGCGCGGTGTGTTGTTCCACGTTGACGCCGCGCAGTCGGCCGGCAAGGTAGAAATCGACCTGCAAAAGCTGAAAGTCGACCTGATGTCGTTCTCGGCGCACAAGGTTTACGGCCCGAAGGGCATTGGCGCGCTGTACGTCAGCCGCAAGCCGCGCGTACGCCTGGAGGCCATCATTCACGGCGGTGGCCATGAGCGCGGCATGCGTTCGGGCACCCTGCCGACCCACCAGATCGTCGGTATGGGCGAAGCCTTCGCCATCGCCAAGCAGGAAATGGCCGCTGAAAACGCACGCATCAAGGCCCTGAGCGACCGCTTCTTCAAGCAGGTTTCGAACCTTGAAGAGCTGTACGTCAACGGCAGCCAGACCGCCCGCGTGCCACACAACCTGAACCTGAGCTTCAACTACGTCGAAGGCGAGTCGCTGCTGATGTCGCTGAAGGACATCGCTGTATCGTCCGGTTCGGCGTGCACCTCTGCGTCGCTCGAGCCGTCGTACGTACTGCGCGCTCTGGGCCGCAACGACGAGCTGGCGCACAGCTCGATCCGCTTCTCCTTCGGCCGCTTCACTACCGAAGAAGAAGTTGACTACGCCGCGCAGAAAGTCTGCGAGGCCGTAAACAAACTGCGTGAGCTGTCGCCGCTGTGGGACATGTACAAAGACGGCGTTGACATCTCCAAGATCGAGTGGGCCGCCCACTAA
- the iscX gene encoding Fe-S cluster assembly protein IscX gives MSLKWVDVLEIAIQLAESKPEVDPRYVNFVDLHRWVLALPAFSDDPSRGGEKVLEAIQAAWIDEAD, from the coding sequence ATGAGTCTGAAATGGGTTGATGTACTTGAAATCGCAATCCAGCTTGCAGAAAGCAAGCCGGAGGTCGATCCTCGTTATGTAAATTTCGTCGACCTGCACCGCTGGGTGTTGGCATTGCCAGCGTTCAGCGACGATCCGTCACGCGGCGGTGAGAAAGTGCTCGAGGCAATCCAGGCCGCCTGGATCGACGAAGCCGACTAA
- the fdx gene encoding ISC system 2Fe-2S type ferredoxin, translating to MPLVTFLPHEKFCPEGLSVEVKPGTNILELAHDHHIEMESACGGVKACTTCHCIVRKGFDSLEEADELEEDMLDKAWGLEAQSRLGCQVVVGDQDLTIEIPKYSLNHAAEAPH from the coding sequence ATGCCGCTGGTGACATTCCTGCCGCACGAGAAGTTCTGCCCCGAAGGGCTGAGCGTGGAGGTCAAGCCCGGGACCAACATCCTGGAACTGGCCCACGACCATCACATCGAGATGGAAAGCGCCTGCGGCGGCGTCAAAGCCTGCACCACTTGCCATTGCATCGTGCGCAAGGGCTTCGACTCGTTGGAAGAAGCCGACGAGCTGGAAGAGGACATGCTGGACAAGGCCTGGGGCCTGGAGGCGCAGTCGCGCCTTGGCTGCCAGGTGGTCGTCGGTGATCAGGACCTGACCATCGAGATCCCCAAGTATTCACTCAACCACGCTGCCGAAGCACCGCACTGA
- the ndk gene encoding nucleoside-diphosphate kinase: protein MAVQRTFSIIKPDAVAKNVIGKITTRFEEAGLKIVASKIKQLSKAEAEGFYAEHSERGFFADLVAFMTSGPVVVQVLEGENAIALNRELMGATNPKEAAAGTIRADFAESIDANAVHGSDSEAAAAREIAYFFAATEVTTR from the coding sequence ATGGCTGTTCAACGTACTTTCTCGATCATCAAGCCTGACGCTGTTGCCAAAAACGTCATCGGCAAGATCACCACTCGCTTCGAAGAAGCTGGCCTGAAAATCGTTGCCTCGAAAATCAAGCAACTGTCCAAAGCCGAAGCCGAAGGCTTCTACGCTGAGCACAGCGAGCGCGGCTTCTTCGCCGACCTGGTTGCCTTCATGACTTCCGGCCCAGTCGTTGTTCAGGTTCTGGAAGGCGAAAACGCCATCGCTCTGAACCGTGAGCTGATGGGCGCTACCAACCCTAAAGAAGCTGCTGCCGGCACCATCCGCGCTGACTTCGCCGAGTCGATCGACGCCAACGCCGTTCACGGTTCGGACTCCGAAGCTGCTGCTGCTCGCGAAATCGCTTACTTCTTCGCTGCTACCGAGGTAACCACTCGCTAA
- the pilW gene encoding type IV pilus biogenesis/stability protein PilW produces MSLRAALSILALSLLAGCVSGGAGDPLASRQGRVEAGRAYVQLGLGYLQQGLTEQAKAPLGKALALDSRDADAHAALALVFQAEGEPALAESHFGKALQARTGDTRIRNNYGSFLYAQGRFAEAEQMFRLASGDTLYPERSRVYENLGLTALKLERRDQAHTYLLKALQLNQRQPRALLEMAELAYENRHYVPARDYYDRFSQLSDHDARSLLLGSRLARVFDEQGTLAELGQQLQRLYPGTPEYQQYLSEQR; encoded by the coding sequence ATGAGCCTGCGCGCCGCGCTATCGATCCTTGCGCTTTCGCTGCTGGCTGGCTGCGTGTCGGGCGGCGCAGGCGACCCTCTGGCCAGCCGACAGGGCAGGGTAGAGGCGGGTCGGGCCTACGTGCAGCTTGGGCTGGGTTATTTGCAACAGGGTTTGACCGAGCAGGCCAAGGCGCCGCTGGGCAAAGCCCTGGCCCTGGACAGCCGTGATGCCGATGCGCACGCCGCCCTTGCGCTGGTGTTCCAGGCCGAAGGCGAACCGGCGCTGGCCGAAAGCCACTTCGGCAAGGCGCTGCAGGCACGCACGGGCGACACGCGAATTCGCAACAATTACGGCAGTTTCCTTTATGCTCAAGGGCGATTTGCCGAGGCCGAGCAGATGTTTCGCCTAGCCAGCGGCGATACCCTGTATCCTGAGCGTTCACGTGTGTACGAGAACCTGGGCCTGACCGCGTTGAAACTTGAGCGCCGCGACCAGGCGCACACGTATCTGCTAAAAGCTTTGCAACTCAACCAACGGCAACCGAGAGCGTTGCTGGAAATGGCTGAGTTGGCCTACGAAAACAGGCATTATGTGCCAGCCCGGGACTACTACGATCGTTTCAGCCAGTTGAGCGACCACGATGCCCGTAGCCTGCTGCTGGGCAGCCGCCTTGCTCGAGTATTCGACGAGCAGGGCACACTGGCCGAGCTGGGCCAGCAATTACAACGACTTTATCCCGGTACGCCGGAATATCAGCAATACCTGTCGGAGCAACGATGA
- a CDS encoding RodZ domain-containing protein has product MNAAHPEVAVAPGQNPGELLRQAREKRDWSQAEVARKLNLTVSSLNHVETGAFDKLPGHTFARGYIRAYAKLMELDQAALVEAFDRYTGTHAKGSDVHSLGRIEEPVRLSHNILRGVSLLLLVAVVGGGFVWWQDQGSLRGKDLAKIALEHVEVESADGTTQIHPLDEPEDQAVSAGQQPESAPLPLEQAAPEQPATEPAVASPAPVAGAAPAPATAQQAPAQPAASAPAVVPAPVAPAAPALAAAAPVAPAPAPAPAPAAVPAGSAKVAIQFTADCWTQVSDGNGKVLFSAVKRKGDNLELTGKPPFSVRLGFARGAQISYNGQAVDVAPFTSGETARLKLGQ; this is encoded by the coding sequence ATGAACGCCGCGCATCCCGAAGTAGCAGTAGCGCCTGGCCAGAACCCCGGTGAGCTTTTGCGCCAGGCCCGTGAGAAACGGGACTGGTCACAAGCCGAGGTGGCCCGCAAGCTCAACCTCACTGTCAGTTCGTTGAACCACGTGGAAACCGGCGCCTTCGACAAGCTGCCCGGGCATACCTTTGCCCGTGGCTACATCCGCGCCTATGCCAAGCTGATGGAGCTGGACCAAGCCGCCTTGGTAGAGGCCTTCGACCGCTACACTGGCACCCATGCCAAAGGCAGCGACGTGCACTCGCTGGGCCGCATCGAAGAGCCGGTTCGCTTGTCGCACAACATCCTGCGCGGCGTCAGCCTGCTGCTGCTGGTGGCAGTGGTCGGCGGCGGCTTCGTCTGGTGGCAAGACCAAGGCAGCCTGCGTGGCAAGGACCTGGCCAAGATCGCCCTGGAACACGTCGAAGTCGAAAGCGCCGACGGCACCACTCAAATTCACCCGCTCGATGAGCCTGAAGACCAAGCCGTTTCCGCAGGCCAGCAGCCCGAAAGCGCGCCGCTGCCGCTGGAGCAGGCGGCACCCGAGCAGCCTGCCACCGAACCGGCAGTAGCCAGCCCGGCACCCGTCGCCGGCGCAGCGCCAGCCCCGGCAACCGCCCAGCAGGCGCCTGCACAGCCAGCCGCCAGCGCGCCTGCCGTTGTGCCTGCCCCGGTAGCACCGGCTGCGCCGGCGCTGGCCGCTGCGGCCCCCGTTGCACCTGCACCTGCACCTGCACCCGCACCCGCCGCGGTGCCGGCGGGCAGCGCCAAAGTTGCCATCCAGTTCACCGCCGATTGCTGGACCCAGGTGAGTGACGGCAACGGCAAAGTGTTGTTCAGCGCCGTCAAGCGCAAGGGGGACAACCTCGAGCTGACCGGCAAACCGCCGTTCTCGGTACGCCTGGGCTTTGCCCGTGGTGCACAGATCAGCTACAACGGCCAAGCCGTCGATGTTGCCCCGTTCACAAGTGGCGAGACCGCTCGCCTGAAGTTGGGACAGTAA
- the iscA gene encoding iron-sulfur cluster assembly protein IscA has protein sequence MAISMTEAAANHIRRSLDGRGKGEGIRLGVRTTGCSGLAYVLEFVDELADEDQVFENHGVKVIIDPKSLVYLDGTELDFVKEGLNEGFKFNNPNVRGECGCGESFNV, from the coding sequence ATGGCTATCAGCATGACAGAAGCCGCCGCCAACCACATTCGCCGCTCCCTTGATGGGCGCGGCAAAGGTGAGGGCATTCGCCTGGGCGTGCGCACCACCGGTTGCTCGGGCTTGGCCTACGTGCTGGAGTTCGTCGACGAACTGGCGGACGAGGACCAGGTGTTCGAGAACCATGGCGTCAAGGTGATCATCGATCCCAAGAGCCTGGTCTACCTCGACGGCACCGAGCTGGACTTTGTCAAGGAAGGGTTGAACGAAGGCTTCAAGTTCAACAACCCCAACGTGCGCGGTGAGTGTGGCTGCGGCGAAAGCTTCAACGTTTGA
- the rlmN gene encoding 23S rRNA (adenine(2503)-C(2))-methyltransferase RlmN, producing the protein MTTSTGKINLLGLTQPEMEQFFDSIGEKRFRAGQVMKWIHHFGVDDFAAMTNVGKVLREKLEAVAEIRPPEVVSEDISADGTRKWVIRVASGSCVETVYIPTDDRGTLCVSSQAGCALDCSFCSTGKQGFNSNLTAAEVIGQVWLANKSFGTVPAKVDRAITNVVMMGMGEPLLNFDNVIAAMKIMMDDLGYGISKRRVTLSTSGVVPMIDELAKHIDVSLALSLHAPNDELRNKLVPINKKYPLKMLLESCMGYMSTLGGKRVLTVEYTLLKDVNDQPEHAAQMIELLRDVPCKINLIPFNPFPHSGYERPSNNAIRRFQDLLHHGGFNVTTRTTRGDDIDAACGQLVGQVNDRTRRSERYIAVRQLSADVELQDSTASH; encoded by the coding sequence ATGACGACATCTACTGGCAAAATCAACCTGTTGGGTCTGACCCAGCCGGAAATGGAACAATTCTTCGACTCAATCGGGGAGAAGCGCTTCCGTGCCGGCCAGGTGATGAAATGGATTCACCATTTTGGCGTCGATGATTTCGCCGCCATGACGAACGTCGGCAAGGTCTTGCGTGAAAAGCTCGAGGCTGTTGCCGAAATTCGCCCACCGGAAGTGGTCAGTGAAGACATTTCCGCCGACGGCACCCGCAAGTGGGTGATCCGCGTTGCCTCTGGCAGCTGCGTCGAGACCGTCTACATCCCCACCGACGATCGCGGCACCTTGTGCGTATCGTCGCAAGCCGGCTGTGCCCTGGACTGCAGCTTCTGCTCCACCGGCAAGCAAGGCTTCAACAGCAACCTCACCGCCGCTGAAGTGATCGGCCAGGTGTGGCTTGCCAACAAATCCTTCGGGACCGTTCCTGCCAAAGTCGACCGCGCTATTACCAACGTGGTCATGATGGGCATGGGCGAGCCTTTGCTGAACTTCGACAACGTCATCGCTGCCATGAAAATCATGATGGATGACTTGGGCTATGGCATTTCCAAGCGTCGCGTCACCCTGTCCACGTCGGGCGTGGTGCCGATGATCGACGAACTGGCCAAGCACATCGACGTGTCGCTGGCCCTGTCGCTGCACGCACCGAACGACGAACTGCGCAACAAGCTGGTACCGATCAACAAGAAGTATCCGCTGAAAATGCTGCTGGAATCGTGCATGGGCTATATGTCCACGCTGGGTGGCAAGCGCGTGCTCACCGTCGAGTACACCCTGCTCAAGGACGTCAATGACCAGCCTGAGCATGCCGCGCAGATGATCGAACTGCTGCGTGACGTACCGTGCAAGATCAACCTGATCCCGTTCAACCCGTTCCCGCATTCCGGCTACGAGCGGCCAAGCAATAACGCCATTCGCCGCTTCCAGGACCTGTTGCACCACGGTGGCTTCAACGTCACTACCCGCACCACCCGTGGCGACGACATCGACGCCGCCTGTGGCCAGCTGGTCGGCCAGGTCAACGACCGCACCCGCCGCAGCGAACGCTACATTGCCGTGCGCCAGCTTTCCGCAGACGTTGAGCTGCAAGACAGCACCGCTAGCCACTGA
- the iscU gene encoding Fe-S cluster assembly scaffold IscU, protein MAYSEKVIDHYENPRNVGKMNAEDPDVGTGMVGAPACGDVMRLQIKVNEQGVIEDAKFKTYGCGSAIASSSLATEWMKGKTLDEAETIKNTQLAEELALPPVKIHCSVLAEDAIKAAVRDYKQKKGLI, encoded by the coding sequence ATGGCATACAGTGAAAAGGTCATCGACCACTACGAAAACCCGCGCAACGTCGGCAAGATGAACGCCGAAGACCCGGATGTCGGTACCGGCATGGTCGGCGCTCCGGCCTGCGGTGACGTGATGCGCCTGCAGATCAAGGTCAACGAGCAGGGCGTTATCGAAGACGCCAAGTTCAAAACCTATGGCTGCGGTTCGGCCATCGCTTCCAGCTCCCTCGCCACTGAGTGGATGAAGGGCAAGACCCTGGACGAAGCCGAAACCATCAAGAACACCCAGTTGGCCGAAGAACTGGCGTTGCCGCCGGTCAAGATCCACTGCTCGGTACTCGCCGAAGATGCCATCAAGGCAGCTGTACGCGATTACAAGCAGAAGAAAGGCTTGATCTAA
- the hscA gene encoding Fe-S protein assembly chaperone HscA → MALLQIAEPGQSPQPHQRRLAVGIDLGTTNSLVAALRSGRSEPLPDVQGNVILPSAVRYLEGRNEVGQAARDAASSDPLNTVLSVKRLMGRGLADVKQLGEQLPYRFVGGESHMPFIDTVQGPKSPVEVSADILKVLRERAEATLGGELVGAVITVPAYFDDAQRQATKDAARLAGLNVLRLLNEPTAAAVAYGLDQNAEGVVAIYDLGGGTFDISILRLTAGVFEVLATGGDTALGGDDFDHAIAGWIIEQAGLSSDLDPATQRTLLQTACAAKEALTDADVVSVSHGAWQGELSRAGFEAMIEPLVARSLKACRRAVRDSGVELEEVSAVVMVGGSTRVPRVREAVGTLFGRTPLTSIDPDQVVAIGAAIQADTLAGNRREGGELLLLDVIPLSLGLETMGGLMEKVIPRNTTIPVARAQEFTTYKDGQTAMMIHVLQGERELISDCRSLARFELRGIPAMVAGAAKIRVTFQVDADGLLSVAARELGSGVEASIQVKPSYGLTDGEIARMLKDSFEHAGSDKQARQLREHQVDGERLLEAVQGALDADGERLLSSDERDAIEYQMQELRDLLTGTDGAAIEQQTKRLSQVTDAFAARRLDSTVKAALAGRNLNEIEE, encoded by the coding sequence ATGGCCCTACTGCAGATTGCCGAACCCGGTCAAAGCCCCCAGCCGCACCAGCGCCGCCTGGCGGTGGGGATCGACCTGGGTACCACCAACTCTCTGGTCGCCGCACTGCGCAGCGGCCGTAGCGAGCCCCTGCCCGACGTGCAGGGTAACGTCATTCTGCCGTCCGCGGTGCGCTACCTCGAAGGGCGTAACGAAGTGGGGCAGGCTGCGCGTGACGCCGCTTCCAGCGACCCGCTGAACACCGTGCTTTCGGTCAAACGCCTGATGGGGCGCGGCCTGGCCGACGTCAAGCAACTGGGCGAACAGCTGCCGTACCGCTTTGTTGGCGGCGAGTCGCACATGCCGTTCATCGATACCGTGCAAGGCCCGAAAAGCCCGGTAGAAGTGTCCGCCGACATCCTCAAGGTGCTGCGCGAGCGTGCCGAGGCTACCCTGGGCGGTGAGCTGGTGGGCGCGGTGATCACCGTGCCGGCCTATTTCGACGACGCCCAGCGCCAGGCCACCAAGGACGCTGCGCGCCTGGCCGGCCTGAACGTGTTGCGCCTGCTCAACGAACCGACCGCTGCCGCCGTGGCCTATGGCCTGGACCAGAACGCCGAAGGCGTTGTGGCCATCTATGACCTGGGCGGCGGTACCTTCGATATTTCCATCCTGCGCCTGACGGCTGGCGTGTTCGAAGTGCTGGCCACCGGTGGCGATACAGCCCTGGGTGGTGATGATTTCGATCACGCGATCGCTGGCTGGATCATCGAACAGGCCGGCCTGTCGTCCGACCTCGACCCGGCCACCCAGCGCACGCTGCTGCAAACTGCCTGCGCCGCCAAGGAAGCCCTGACCGACGCCGACGTGGTCAGCGTTAGCCATGGTGCCTGGCAGGGTGAGCTGAGCCGCGCCGGCTTCGAGGCCATGATCGAACCGCTGGTCGCTCGTAGCCTCAAGGCCTGCCGCCGCGCGGTGCGCGACAGTGGCGTCGAGCTGGAAGAGGTCAGCGCCGTGGTCATGGTCGGTGGCTCGACCCGCGTCCCGCGTGTGCGCGAAGCCGTGGGCACGTTGTTTGGCCGCACCCCGCTGACCTCGATCGACCCCGACCAGGTGGTGGCCATCGGTGCCGCCATCCAGGCCGATACCCTGGCCGGCAACCGTCGCGAAGGTGGCGAGCTGCTGCTGCTCGATGTCATCCCGTTGTCGCTCGGTCTCGAGACCATGGGCGGGTTGATGGAGAAGGTGATCCCCCGCAATACCACCATTCCGGTAGCGCGCGCCCAGGAGTTCACCACCTATAAAGATGGCCAGACGGCCATGATGATTCATGTGCTGCAGGGCGAGCGCGAGCTGATCAGCGACTGCCGCTCACTGGCGCGCTTCGAGCTGCGCGGCATTCCGGCGATGGTTGCCGGTGCGGCAAAAATTCGCGTCACCTTCCAGGTTGATGCCGACGGCCTGCTCAGCGTCGCGGCCCGTGAACTGGGCTCGGGCGTTGAGGCCAGCATCCAGGTCAAGCCATCCTACGGCCTGACCGACGGCGAAATCGCCCGCATGCTCAAGGACTCCTTCGAACACGCAGGTTCCGACAAGCAGGCCCGCCAGTTGCGCGAGCACCAGGTGGACGGTGAACGCCTGCTTGAAGCGGTACAGGGCGCCCTGGACGCCGACGGCGAGCGCCTGCTCAGCAGCGACGAGCGCGACGCCATCGAATACCAGATGCAGGAACTACGTGATTTGCTGACCGGCACCGATGGCGCAGCCATCGAGCAACAGACCAAGCGTCTGTCGCAGGTGACCGACGCATTTGCCGCCCGTCGCCTTGATTCGACGGTCAAAGCCGCACTGGCCGGGCGCAACCTGAATGAGATCGAGGAGTAA
- the cysE gene encoding serine O-acetyltransferase: MFERLREDIQSVFHRDPAARNAFEVLTCYPGMHAIWLHRLGNALWKRDFKWLARLVSNFGRWLTGIEIHPGATIGRRFFIDHGMGIVIGETAEIGDDVTLYQGVTLGGTSWNKGKRHPTLEDGVVVGAGAKVLGPFTVGAGAKIGSNAVVTKAVPAGATAVGIPGRIIVKSEDNEVEAKRKAMAEKIGFDAYGVSGDMPDPVARAIGQMLDHLQAVDERLEGMCGALTKMGSDYCAKELPALPEDAFKELAQVAQRDTQSH; encoded by the coding sequence ATGTTCGAACGCCTGCGTGAAGATATTCAAAGCGTATTCCACCGCGACCCGGCTGCGCGTAACGCCTTCGAGGTGCTGACGTGCTACCCGGGTATGCATGCCATCTGGCTGCACCGCCTGGGCAATGCCCTGTGGAAGCGTGACTTCAAGTGGCTAGCCCGCTTGGTATCGAACTTCGGTCGCTGGCTGACCGGCATCGAGATCCACCCTGGTGCCACCATCGGTCGCCGTTTCTTCATCGACCATGGCATGGGCATCGTCATCGGTGAAACCGCTGAGATCGGCGACGATGTCACCCTTTACCAGGGGGTCACGCTGGGCGGCACCAGCTGGAACAAAGGCAAGCGCCATCCCACGCTGGAGGACGGCGTGGTGGTAGGGGCGGGGGCCAAGGTGCTAGGGCCGTTCACGGTCGGTGCCGGGGCCAAGATCGGCTCGAATGCGGTGGTGACCAAGGCGGTGCCAGCCGGCGCCACGGCGGTGGGCATCCCCGGGCGGATCATCGTCAAGAGTGAAGATAACGAGGTCGAGGCCAAGCGCAAGGCGATGGCCGAGAAAATCGGCTTCGATGCCTATGGTGTCAGCGGCGACATGCCCGACCCGGTGGCTCGCGCCATCGGCCAGATGCTCGACCACCTGCAGGCGGTCGACGAGCGGTTGGAGGGTATGTGCGGTGCCTTGACCAAGATGGGCAGCGACTATTGCGCCAAAGAGCTGCCGGCCTTGCCAGAGGACGCCTTTAAAGAGCTTGCCCAGGTGGCCCAGCGCGACACTCAGTCGCATTGA